From the genome of Candidatus Electrothrix communis, one region includes:
- the rpmG gene encoding 50S ribosomal protein L33 gives MRDIITLACMECKQRNYTTTKNKRTIPHKLELKKYCPFCRTHTVHKETK, from the coding sequence ATGAGAGATATAATTACGCTTGCCTGCATGGAATGCAAGCAAAGAAATTATACGACGACAAAAAACAAAAGAACAATACCTCACAAGCTTGAGCTGAAAAAATACTGTCCTTTTTGCAGAACACATACTGTGCATAAGGAAACAAAGTAG
- the secE gene encoding preprotein translocase subunit SecE encodes MTNKKKKNIAKSGSGDDSASSFVFAPGNIRRFYHEVVAEFKKIVWPDRKMTFGLSGFVILLTVLLSVYLGAVDLILGKLVGLVLQ; translated from the coding sequence ATGACGAATAAAAAAAAGAAAAATATTGCAAAGAGTGGATCCGGGGATGATAGTGCATCGTCTTTTGTTTTTGCTCCGGGAAACATTCGCCGTTTTTACCACGAGGTAGTCGCTGAATTTAAAAAAATTGTCTGGCCTGACCGAAAGATGACCTTTGGTTTGTCGGGTTTTGTCATTTTATTGACTGTGCTACTTTCCGTTTATCTGGGAGCTGTAGATTTGATTCTCGGGAAGTTGGTAGGGCTGGTTCTGCAATAG
- a CDS encoding FAD-dependent oxidoreductase: MDKVYGAYLCTGCSIGDVLDVDALKEAASETGMEMQDHACLCGEEGQALIQKDIEEKGVNTVVVCACSPRVMQDTFSYGDGTITVRGNLREHVAWTAQPDDEDEEAAEYLQEVGEDYVRMAVTRAQKSEVPEPYQMEQITKKILVMGGGIAGLTAATEAAKAGYEVTLVEKTDKLGGKALGWRKMFPTAYPYSELEQPNIEQMIAEVTGNDKISIKTETEVARIAGAPGEFGVTLKATGTESEWDAPAKVGVDERDKIEKGEMEDPNTGLKVYTEANPDAELFGAVVLATGWRPADVSEYDHLGHGTLNNVVTNAEFERLAKQGKVPAKVAFIQSPGSTDNDRDFPYCNSVTSMVALKQAQYVCDDNGENAQAYILYQHMRTPGNTELFYKGMQQRDGVFMTKATVTKVEEADGGLKVSAENTLLGDDLDLVVDMVVLAAGMVPTTVDESTINLAYRQGPGFLDLDLFDGYADSHFICFPYETRRTGVYACGGVRKAETMEETIDDATGAALKAIQCIESADRGVSVHPRSGDQTYPDFFFQRCTQCKRCTEECPFGALDDDEKGTPLPNPTRCRRCGTCMGACPERIIGFADYNVDMIGSMVKCIEVPDDDEDKLRVAVFVCENDAYPAIDMSGMHRNKMNALVRFIPVRCLGSVNMVWIKDAMSSGMDGVLLLGCRYGDDYQCHFVKGSEIASKRMENIGETLGTLGLEPERCGVEQIAISDYDKIPGIIEEFVESIIEMGPNPFKGF, translated from the coding sequence ATGGATAAAGTATATGGTGCGTATCTTTGCACAGGGTGCAGTATCGGTGACGTTCTTGATGTTGACGCTCTGAAAGAGGCTGCCTCTGAAACCGGTATGGAGATGCAGGATCATGCCTGTCTCTGCGGTGAAGAAGGTCAGGCTCTGATCCAAAAAGATATCGAAGAAAAAGGCGTAAATACCGTGGTTGTCTGTGCCTGTTCACCCCGCGTGATGCAGGATACTTTCAGCTATGGCGATGGCACGATCACTGTTCGCGGTAATCTGCGTGAACATGTGGCCTGGACCGCACAGCCTGATGATGAGGACGAGGAAGCAGCTGAGTACCTGCAGGAAGTAGGTGAGGACTATGTTCGCATGGCTGTAACTCGTGCTCAGAAGAGCGAAGTGCCCGAGCCCTATCAAATGGAGCAGATCACTAAGAAGATTTTGGTGATGGGCGGCGGTATTGCTGGTCTGACAGCAGCCACTGAGGCTGCCAAGGCCGGATACGAAGTCACTCTGGTCGAAAAAACCGACAAGCTCGGTGGTAAGGCTCTTGGTTGGCGCAAAATGTTCCCGACCGCTTATCCTTATAGCGAGCTTGAGCAGCCCAATATCGAGCAGATGATCGCTGAGGTGACCGGCAACGACAAAATTTCCATCAAGACGGAAACCGAAGTTGCCCGTATAGCCGGTGCTCCTGGTGAATTCGGGGTAACCCTGAAAGCTACTGGAACCGAGAGCGAGTGGGATGCTCCAGCTAAGGTTGGTGTTGATGAGCGTGATAAGATTGAGAAAGGGGAGATGGAAGACCCCAATACCGGTCTTAAGGTCTACACTGAGGCCAATCCTGATGCAGAACTGTTCGGAGCGGTTGTTCTGGCCACTGGCTGGCGGCCCGCTGATGTCTCCGAGTATGACCATCTCGGTCACGGTACCCTGAACAATGTTGTAACCAACGCCGAGTTTGAAAGACTGGCCAAGCAGGGTAAGGTCCCTGCCAAGGTTGCCTTTATTCAGAGCCCCGGCAGCACAGATAACGATCGTGACTTCCCGTACTGTAACTCTGTTACCTCTATGGTTGCTTTGAAGCAGGCCCAGTATGTTTGTGATGATAACGGAGAAAATGCTCAGGCATATATCCTGTATCAGCATATGCGGACACCGGGCAACACCGAGCTCTTCTATAAAGGAATGCAGCAGCGTGACGGTGTGTTCATGACCAAGGCCACTGTCACCAAGGTGGAAGAGGCTGATGGCGGACTGAAGGTGAGCGCAGAGAATACCCTGCTGGGTGATGATCTGGATCTCGTTGTTGATATGGTTGTGCTGGCAGCCGGTATGGTCCCCACCACCGTTGATGAGTCGACCATTAATCTGGCGTATCGTCAGGGCCCAGGCTTTTTGGATCTGGATCTTTTTGACGGCTATGCAGATTCTCATTTCATCTGTTTTCCTTACGAGACTCGTCGGACCGGTGTTTATGCCTGTGGCGGTGTGCGCAAAGCGGAAACAATGGAAGAGACCATTGATGATGCTACTGGTGCAGCGCTGAAGGCCATTCAGTGTATTGAGTCTGCTGATCGCGGTGTGTCTGTTCATCCGCGTTCCGGCGATCAGACCTACCCGGATTTCTTTTTCCAGCGTTGTACCCAGTGTAAGCGTTGTACCGAGGAATGCCCTTTTGGTGCTCTGGATGATGATGAGAAGGGAACCCCGTTGCCTAATCCGACCCGTTGCCGCCGTTGCGGTACCTGTATGGGAGCCTGTCCTGAGCGCATTATCGGTTTTGCCGATTATAATGTGGACATGATCGGTTCCATGGTCAAGTGCATTGAGGTGCCGGATGATGACGAGGATAAGCTCCGCGTCGCAGTCTTTGTCTGTGAGAACGATGCCTATCCGGCAATCGATATGTCCGGTATGCATCGGAACAAGATGAACGCCTTGGTTCGTTTTATTCCGGTCCGCTGTCTCGGTTCTGTCAACATGGTTTGGATTAAGGATGCCATGTCCTCCGGTATGGACGGCGTGCTCCTCCTCGGTTGCCGTTACGGTGATGACTATCAATGCCATTTTGTCAAAGGCTCTGAAATTGCCAGCAAGCGTATGGAAAATATCGGTGAAACCCTGGGTACCCTGGGGCTTGAGCCGGAGCGTTGCGGTGTTGAGCAGATAGCCATTTCTGATTACGACAAGATTCCTGGAATCATCGAAGAGTTTGTTGAGTCGATTATTGAGATGGGACCAAACCCCTTTAAGGGCTTCTAA
- the aprB gene encoding adenylyl-sulfate reductase subunit beta, translating to MPSYVDPAKCDGCKGGDKTACMYICPNDLMVLNTEEMKAYNQEPDACWECYSCVKICPQGAIAVRGYDDFVPMGGQVHPMRSSDSIMWTIKFRNGNIKRFKFPIRTTAEGSANAYSDEKGANLDDECLTLEGELKKPTMLA from the coding sequence ATGCCAAGTTACGTAGATCCAGCAAAATGTGATGGTTGCAAGGGGGGGGATAAAACCGCTTGTATGTACATCTGCCCCAACGACCTGATGGTGTTGAACACCGAAGAGATGAAGGCGTACAACCAAGAGCCAGATGCATGCTGGGAGTGTTACTCCTGTGTTAAGATCTGTCCGCAGGGCGCTATCGCTGTTCGCGGTTATGATGACTTTGTACCCATGGGTGGCCAGGTACATCCCATGCGTTCTTCTGATTCCATTATGTGGACCATCAAGTTCCGTAACGGCAATATCAAGCGCTTCAAGTTCCCGATTCGGACAACCGCTGAGGGTTCCGCCAATGCATATTCTGATGAGAAAGGCGCAAACCTTGATGATGAGTGTTTGACACTTGAAGGCGAGCTGAAGAAACCCACCATGCTTGCTTAG
- the aprA gene encoding adenylyl-sulfate reductase subunit alpha: MALPNKPKGELPAIANPEIVEHETDVLIVGGGMGACGAAFEIKKWAPADLKIQLVDKAAMERSGAVAQGLSAINTYIGENEIENYVKMVRNDLMGVVREDLIYDLGRHVDESVKLFEEWGLPIWKKAEDGTNLDGAKPAASLREGGTPVRTGKWQIMINGESYKCIVAEAAKKALGEENIMERVFIVKMLLDKNKENHIAGAVGFSTRENKVHVFKCKTAMVACGGAVNIFRPRSTGEGKGRAWYPVWNAGSTYTMCAQVGATLTMMENRFTPARFKDGYGPVGAWFLLFKAKVSNGNGEFYAMGDAAKEELKNFMPYGESAVTPTCLRNHLMVNEFKEGRGPVYMATDVALNSFLDEAREAGKNEKEVKKIWKHLESEAWEDFLDMSIGQAGLWAGMNIEPEKVGSEIMPTEPYMLGSHSGCCGIWTSGPDEDWVPTVDGPRSHQYKWGYNRMTTVDGLFTAGDGVGASGHKFSSGSHAEGRICGKQMVKYCRDNADFQPELSQTAEELAAEIYAPVTRYLEYVGATTHQDVNPNYCKPTGLMMRLMKATDEYGGGVATYYMTSGKLLNICLDLLRMLREDAEKMAAGDLHELMRAWENYHRIWCVETHIRHIEFRKESRYPGFYYRSDFPTVDDENWKAFVNSTFDPKTQEWMCEKVECINIVETEPWI, from the coding sequence ATGGCGTTACCAAATAAGCCGAAAGGTGAGTTGCCTGCTATTGCCAACCCGGAGATTGTAGAGCATGAGACTGACGTACTGATCGTCGGTGGTGGTATGGGAGCTTGCGGTGCAGCTTTTGAGATCAAAAAATGGGCACCTGCCGACCTGAAAATTCAGTTGGTTGATAAGGCTGCTATGGAGCGTTCCGGAGCGGTTGCTCAGGGTCTGTCCGCTATCAATACTTATATCGGCGAGAACGAGATTGAGAATTACGTCAAGATGGTTCGTAATGACCTGATGGGCGTTGTTCGTGAGGATCTTATCTACGATCTCGGTCGTCACGTTGATGAGTCTGTTAAGCTGTTCGAAGAATGGGGACTGCCCATCTGGAAGAAAGCTGAAGACGGAACCAACTTGGACGGTGCCAAGCCTGCTGCTTCACTGCGTGAAGGCGGTACCCCGGTACGTACCGGTAAATGGCAGATCATGATCAACGGTGAGTCTTATAAGTGCATCGTTGCCGAAGCTGCTAAAAAAGCTTTGGGCGAAGAAAACATCATGGAGCGTGTTTTCATCGTGAAGATGCTACTGGATAAGAACAAGGAAAACCATATTGCTGGTGCAGTAGGTTTCTCTACCCGTGAAAACAAAGTACACGTTTTCAAATGTAAGACCGCTATGGTAGCTTGTGGTGGTGCGGTAAATATTTTCCGCCCTCGTTCTACAGGTGAAGGTAAAGGTCGTGCATGGTACCCAGTATGGAATGCAGGTTCCACCTACACCATGTGTGCTCAGGTTGGTGCTACTCTGACCATGATGGAAAACCGTTTCACCCCGGCCCGTTTTAAAGACGGTTACGGTCCTGTTGGCGCATGGTTCTTGTTGTTCAAGGCCAAAGTATCCAACGGTAACGGTGAGTTCTACGCCATGGGCGATGCTGCCAAAGAAGAACTGAAAAACTTCATGCCGTATGGTGAGTCTGCTGTAACCCCGACTTGTCTGCGTAACCATCTGATGGTTAACGAGTTCAAGGAAGGACGTGGACCGGTATACATGGCTACCGATGTAGCTCTGAATTCCTTCCTCGATGAAGCTCGCGAAGCTGGTAAGAACGAGAAAGAAGTGAAGAAGATCTGGAAACATCTTGAGTCTGAAGCTTGGGAAGATTTCTTGGATATGTCCATCGGTCAGGCTGGTCTGTGGGCCGGTATGAACATTGAGCCTGAAAAAGTTGGTTCTGAGATCATGCCGACCGAACCGTACATGCTGGGATCACATTCCGGTTGTTGCGGTATCTGGACTTCAGGTCCGGATGAAGATTGGGTTCCGACTGTTGACGGTCCGCGTTCGCATCAGTACAAGTGGGGCTACAACCGTATGACCACTGTTGATGGTCTGTTCACAGCCGGTGATGGTGTTGGTGCTTCTGGTCATAAGTTCTCCTCTGGTTCGCATGCCGAAGGTCGTATTTGTGGTAAGCAGATGGTGAAGTACTGTCGCGACAATGCTGATTTCCAGCCTGAGTTGTCTCAGACCGCTGAGGAATTGGCTGCTGAGATCTACGCTCCGGTAACTCGTTACCTGGAGTATGTAGGTGCAACCACCCATCAGGATGTTAATCCTAACTACTGCAAGCCGACCGGTCTGATGATGCGCCTGATGAAGGCCACTGATGAGTACGGTGGTGGTGTTGCTACATACTACATGACCTCTGGCAAGCTGCTGAACATCTGTCTGGATCTCCTGCGCATGCTGCGTGAAGATGCTGAGAAGATGGCTGCTGGCGACCTGCATGAGCTGATGCGTGCTTGGGAAAACTACCATCGTATCTGGTGTGTTGAGACCCATATCCGTCACATCGAGTTCCGTAAAGAGTCCCGCTACCCGGGTTTCTACTACCGCTCAGATTTCCCCACCGTTGATGACGAAAACTGGAAGGCTTTCGTTAACTCCACCTTCGATCCGAAGACTCAGGAGTGGATGTGTGAGAAAGTTGAGTGTATCAACATTGTAGAAACCGAGCCTTGGATCTAA
- the tuf gene encoding elongation factor Tu has protein sequence MAKEKFERTKPHVNVGTIGHVDHGKTTLTAAITRVLSTKGQADFTDFSDIDKAPEEKERGITIATAHVEYESESRHYAHVDCPGHADYIKNMITGAAQMDGAILVVAATDGPMPQTREHILLARQVGVPAMVVFLNKCDQVDDEELIELVEMELRELLDNYEFSGDDTPIIQGSALEALENPEDEVKAKCIWDLIEAVDSWVPEPQRDVDKPFLMPVEDVFSISGRGTVATGRIESGVIHIGDEIEIVGIRDTQKTTITGVEMFRKILDEGQAGDNVGALLRGTKREEIVRGQVLAKPGSITPHKKFKAECYILTKEEGGRHTPFFNGYRPQFYFRTTDVTGVCTLEDGVEMVMPGDNIHITGELITPIAMQDGLRFAIREGGRTVGAGVISEVIE, from the coding sequence ATGGCAAAAGAGAAGTTTGAGCGGACGAAGCCGCATGTCAATGTTGGAACCATCGGTCATGTTGATCATGGTAAGACTACCCTGACAGCGGCTATCACACGGGTGTTGTCAACAAAGGGTCAGGCTGATTTCACAGATTTCAGTGACATCGACAAGGCTCCGGAAGAGAAAGAGCGCGGGATTACCATTGCCACCGCTCATGTAGAGTATGAGAGTGAGAGTCGTCATTACGCTCATGTGGATTGTCCGGGTCATGCTGACTATATCAAGAATATGATTACTGGTGCTGCCCAGATGGACGGCGCGATTCTTGTTGTGGCTGCTACTGATGGTCCTATGCCGCAGACTCGTGAGCATATCTTGCTGGCGCGTCAGGTCGGTGTTCCGGCTATGGTTGTTTTTCTGAACAAGTGTGATCAGGTTGATGACGAAGAGCTGATCGAGCTGGTTGAGATGGAGCTGCGTGAGCTGTTGGATAATTACGAATTCTCAGGTGACGATACGCCTATTATCCAGGGTTCTGCTCTGGAGGCTCTGGAGAATCCGGAAGATGAGGTCAAGGCAAAATGCATCTGGGACCTGATCGAGGCTGTTGATTCTTGGGTGCCGGAACCTCAGCGTGATGTTGATAAGCCTTTCCTTATGCCGGTTGAGGATGTTTTCTCTATCTCCGGTCGTGGTACAGTCGCTACCGGTCGTATTGAGAGCGGTGTAATTCACATTGGTGATGAGATTGAGATCGTTGGTATTCGCGATACGCAGAAGACCACGATTACCGGTGTTGAAATGTTCCGCAAGATTCTTGATGAGGGGCAGGCTGGCGATAATGTTGGCGCCCTGTTGCGCGGAACCAAGCGTGAAGAGATCGTTCGGGGGCAGGTGTTGGCTAAGCCAGGCTCTATCACTCCCCATAAGAAGTTCAAGGCGGAGTGCTATATTCTGACAAAGGAAGAAGGTGGGCGACACACTCCGTTTTTTAACGGTTACCGACCCCAGTTTTATTTCCGTACTACCGATGTGACAGGGGTCTGTACACTTGAGGATGGTGTGGAAATGGTTATGCCCGGTGATAATATCCATATCACGGGAGAGTTGATAACGCCTATCGCTATGCAGGACGGACTTCGTTTCGCTATTCGCGAAGGTGGTCGTACCGTAGGTGCAGGCGTAATCAGTGAAGTTATCGAGTAG
- the qmoC gene encoding quinone-interacting membrane-bound oxidoreductase complex subunit QmoC, with amino-acid sequence MSMNVQPDIEFIKDMKEAGGDTLKKCFQCATCSVVCPLSTDENPFPRQQMIYSQWGLKDKLIGDPNMLLCHHCGDCTAHCPRGAKPGDVMGAIRAYAYKFYGWPAPLANLASSGKNLPLLVAIPALVVFLVWLISGSHVPLAADFSHLGYSQFFGHWDLKFMARNVFFINSFMIPTAALAAFASFKGVTAMWRKMSENAGVGEALYRPSVPQFVKEFLWPSLIEIVQHDRFKKCEANQERTRGHQPLMWSFIALFFVTTYSFVSQDILGYFIPSLHGPMSMLNPVKMVANVAAIALLVGIVILWKNRNEMVEKKQAGNTFYDWFLIWMIAGVGVTGLGAEVLRLVGVVKLGYLVYYLHLVSVMMLFLYMPYTKFAHLVYRTCAMTFERYRDSAYVKNPVNNG; translated from the coding sequence ATGTCTATGAACGTACAACCGGATATTGAATTTATTAAGGACATGAAGGAGGCCGGGGGTGATACCCTGAAAAAATGCTTCCAATGCGCCACCTGCTCAGTGGTTTGTCCTCTTTCCACCGATGAGAATCCTTTTCCCCGTCAGCAGATGATTTATTCGCAGTGGGGGCTCAAGGATAAATTGATCGGTGATCCGAATATGCTGCTCTGTCACCATTGCGGTGATTGTACAGCCCATTGTCCGCGTGGCGCTAAGCCCGGCGATGTAATGGGCGCGATTCGTGCTTATGCCTACAAATTTTACGGATGGCCTGCGCCGTTGGCTAACTTGGCATCATCGGGGAAAAATTTACCCCTTCTTGTCGCAATACCGGCCTTAGTTGTTTTTCTGGTGTGGCTCATTTCCGGTTCCCATGTTCCCTTAGCAGCTGATTTTTCCCATTTAGGTTACAGCCAATTTTTTGGGCACTGGGATTTGAAATTCATGGCCAGGAATGTATTTTTTATCAACTCCTTCATGATTCCCACAGCAGCCTTGGCGGCCTTTGCCTCCTTTAAGGGCGTGACGGCCATGTGGCGGAAAATGTCTGAGAATGCTGGGGTGGGCGAAGCTTTGTATCGTCCTTCAGTTCCTCAGTTTGTGAAAGAGTTTCTGTGGCCTTCTCTTATCGAGATTGTCCAGCATGATCGTTTTAAAAAATGCGAGGCAAATCAGGAGCGTACTCGAGGGCATCAGCCCCTGATGTGGTCCTTTATCGCGCTGTTTTTTGTCACGACCTACTCCTTTGTTTCTCAGGATATTCTTGGATATTTTATTCCGTCATTGCACGGGCCTATGTCCATGTTGAATCCTGTCAAGATGGTAGCCAACGTTGCAGCCATTGCTCTGCTTGTCGGTATTGTCATTCTTTGGAAAAACCGGAATGAGATGGTTGAGAAGAAGCAAGCCGGAAATACCTTTTATGATTGGTTCCTGATCTGGATGATTGCCGGAGTTGGTGTGACTGGTTTGGGAGCGGAGGTCCTGCGCCTTGTCGGTGTGGTTAAGCTTGGATATCTGGTGTATTATCTGCATCTGGTTTCCGTTATGATGCTTTTCCTCTATATGCCGTACACCAAATTTGCCCACTTGGTTTACAGAACCTGTGCCATGACTTTTGAACGGTACAGAGATTCTGCTTATGTGAAGAATCCGGTCAATAACGGATAA
- a CDS encoding FAD:protein FMN transferase, with protein sequence MNNTINPRKGLTRRSFLHIAALAGFAGAAGAARFFPFSPDAPPLLTVRKSFPLMGTQLNLTVYSQDRDQAEAAITATISRMQELEGKLSRHQQESEVGILNRTGSLDHPSQELRTVLELADTVHRKTAGAFDITVLPLLTMYQQHKEQLRSQPALIKSLVHSIGQEQLQLTSSQVRLDSKETAENLGITLDGIGKGYIVDQGVATLKSFGFQQVLVEAGGDLLVSGSKPQGDPWRIGIRKPRPEMPGALLTVSGEDMAVATSGDYFQPFSPDLLSHHIINPKTGFSPPELASCTITAPNAALADALATGCMVLGKADSVDLLAGMPGCEGLFIGKDLKVQKTDGFAS encoded by the coding sequence ATGAACAATACAATAAACCCGCGAAAAGGTCTGACCCGTCGATCCTTCCTCCATATTGCAGCCCTTGCCGGTTTCGCTGGCGCTGCTGGTGCTGCCCGCTTTTTTCCTTTTTCTCCTGATGCTCCCCCGCTCCTGACGGTCAGAAAATCCTTTCCTCTTATGGGAACCCAGCTCAATCTCACGGTGTACAGCCAGGATCGGGATCAAGCCGAGGCAGCAATCACGGCCACCATTTCGCGGATGCAGGAACTTGAAGGAAAGCTCTCCCGTCATCAGCAGGAAAGCGAGGTCGGAATATTGAACAGGACCGGTTCATTGGATCACCCGAGCCAAGAACTGCGTACCGTGCTGGAGCTAGCTGATACCGTGCATCGCAAAACTGCCGGTGCCTTTGACATTACGGTTCTGCCCCTCCTGACCATGTACCAGCAACACAAAGAACAACTCCGCAGCCAACCGGCTCTTATTAAAAGCCTTGTCCACAGCATCGGCCAGGAACAGCTTCAACTCACCTCCTCTCAGGTTCGCTTAGACAGTAAGGAGACAGCAGAGAACCTCGGCATAACCTTGGACGGCATCGGTAAGGGCTATATAGTAGATCAGGGTGTTGCCACTCTGAAATCTTTCGGCTTTCAGCAGGTACTGGTAGAAGCGGGCGGCGACCTGCTGGTCAGCGGCAGCAAGCCCCAAGGAGATCCGTGGCGAATCGGCATAAGAAAACCGCGTCCCGAGATGCCCGGTGCATTACTCACGGTCAGCGGTGAAGATATGGCCGTGGCAACCTCAGGTGATTATTTTCAGCCCTTTAGCCCGGACCTGCTTTCGCACCATATTATCAATCCCAAGACCGGTTTCTCTCCACCCGAGCTGGCAAGCTGCACCATTACCGCTCCTAATGCCGCCTTGGCTGATGCTCTGGCCACCGGCTGCATGGTTTTGGGCAAAGCAGACAGCGTAGATTTACTGGCAGGCATGCCGGGTTGTGAAGGCCTGTTCATAGGCAAGGATCTGAAGGTTCAAAAAACTGACGGCTTTGCCAGCTGA
- the nusG gene encoding transcription termination/antitermination protein NusG produces MAKKWYIVHTHTGFEVKVKATLEDNIRQAGQGELFGDILVPTEQVVEMVKGERKTSERKFFPGYILVQMEMNEHSWHTVMETQRVTGFVGVNSGQSAAAGGQVYKLIPSLTEQEANKIIMRIEEGAEKPIPKVVFEVGDIVRVTEGPFANFEGTVDEVFPDKGRVRVMVSIFGRSTPVELEYMQVSNN; encoded by the coding sequence ATGGCGAAGAAATGGTATATAGTTCACACTCATACCGGTTTTGAGGTGAAGGTTAAAGCAACGCTTGAAGATAATATCAGGCAGGCTGGCCAAGGGGAGCTTTTTGGTGACATTCTGGTTCCCACCGAACAGGTAGTCGAGATGGTTAAGGGGGAGCGAAAAACTTCAGAGCGTAAGTTTTTCCCCGGCTATATACTCGTGCAAATGGAAATGAATGAGCATTCCTGGCATACGGTTATGGAAACTCAGCGTGTTACCGGTTTTGTCGGTGTGAACAGTGGACAGAGCGCAGCAGCCGGTGGCCAAGTTTATAAGCTGATTCCTTCGTTAACAGAGCAGGAAGCGAATAAAATTATCATGCGCATAGAAGAAGGCGCAGAGAAACCCATTCCCAAGGTTGTTTTTGAGGTTGGTGATATAGTTCGCGTGACTGAAGGTCCTTTTGCAAATTTTGAAGGAACGGTTGACGAGGTTTTTCCTGATAAAGGCAGAGTTCGGGTTATGGTCTCTATCTTTGGGCGTTCAACTCCGGTTGAGCTTGAGTACATGCAGGTAAGCAATAATTAA
- a CDS encoding FAD-binding protein — translation MSDATKTGAVLVVGGGISGLTAALEAAEVGNDVYIIEKNPYFGGRVAQLNQYFPKLCPPTCGLEINFKRVKNNRKIRPYTMTTVKSVSGGPGNYEVELETAPRYVNSNCTACGDCSEACTDEIDNAFNFGMNKSKAIYLPHEMAFPRRYVLDKDACSADCLEAVKGACKYNAIDTEMAAETFTVNVSSIVWATGWNPYDRTKLENLKPESSPAIISNMMMERMAAPNGPTGGKILRPGDDKEIESIAFVQCAGSRDENHLEHCSYICCMATFKQMTYIRERYPEAKIYVFYIDLRTPGKYEHFREKLRTDANSSFIKGKVADIIAEEDGGVTVVAEDAVGGGKVQQKVDMCVLATGMQPALGEQGKALGLNMDGNGFVVSEPEKGMIAAGCAKSASDVYTCTQSATAAALKAIQNAQ, via the coding sequence ATGAGTGATGCTACGAAAACTGGTGCGGTACTGGTTGTTGGCGGCGGTATCAGCGGTTTGACCGCTGCGCTGGAAGCTGCGGAAGTAGGTAATGATGTTTATATTATCGAGAAAAATCCGTACTTCGGCGGCCGTGTGGCCCAGCTGAATCAGTATTTCCCGAAACTTTGTCCCCCCACCTGCGGATTGGAGATTAACTTCAAGCGGGTAAAGAATAACCGGAAAATTCGTCCGTACACCATGACCACGGTCAAGTCGGTGTCCGGCGGTCCGGGTAATTACGAGGTGGAGCTGGAGACCGCACCCCGTTATGTCAACTCCAACTGTACAGCCTGCGGCGATTGTTCCGAAGCCTGTACCGATGAGATTGATAATGCCTTCAACTTTGGCATGAACAAGAGCAAGGCGATCTATCTGCCCCATGAGATGGCCTTTCCGCGTCGCTATGTGCTGGACAAGGATGCCTGTTCCGCTGATTGTCTGGAGGCTGTCAAGGGTGCTTGTAAGTACAATGCCATTGATACCGAGATGGCGGCTGAAACGTTCACCGTGAATGTCAGCTCCATTGTCTGGGCAACCGGTTGGAATCCCTATGACAGGACAAAGCTGGAAAATCTGAAACCAGAATCCTCTCCTGCCATTATCTCTAATATGATGATGGAGCGGATGGCTGCGCCCAACGGACCGACAGGCGGAAAAATTCTCCGTCCCGGCGATGATAAAGAGATTGAGTCTATCGCCTTTGTTCAGTGTGCAGGTTCCCGTGATGAGAATCATCTGGAGCATTGCTCCTACATCTGCTGCATGGCGACCTTTAAGCAGATGACCTATATTCGTGAGCGCTACCCTGAAGCCAAGATCTATGTCTTCTACATTGATCTGCGGACACCGGGTAAGTATGAGCATTTCCGTGAAAAACTGAGAACCGATGCTAACTCTTCCTTTATTAAAGGAAAAGTTGCTGACATCATTGCCGAAGAAGATGGTGGTGTAACCGTTGTTGCTGAAGATGCAGTCGGCGGTGGTAAAGTGCAGCAGAAGGTGGACATGTGTGTATTGGCTACAGGGATGCAGCCTGCACTTGGTGAGCAGGGTAAGGCTCTCGGGCTGAACATGGACGGTAACGGCTTTGTTGTTTCTGAGCCGGAGAAAGGGATGATCGCCGCCGGTTGCGCCAAGTCAGCTTCTGACGTGTACACCTGTACGCAGTCTGCTACTGCCGCAGCTCTCAAAGCAATCCAGAACGCACAGTAG